Below is a genomic region from Flavobacterium ginsengisoli.
CTTCAGCTTCATAAAAAACTTCAAAAGGTTTTAATTGCGTTACAATTGGATCGCCATATGCAGGTTGTACTTCTTCAAATACTTTTTCTGCAATCTCTTTCTGTTCATCATTATGATATAGAATGATAGAACGATATTGCGTTCCACTGTCTCCGCCTTGACGGTTTAAAGTTGTTGGATCATGACTTGTCATGAATATAAAAATTAAGTCATGATATGAAATTATGTCAGGATTAAAAGTCACTTGTATTACTTCGGCGTGTCCGGTTCTTCCTGTACATACTTCACGATAAGCAGGATTCTTTATAAATCCGTCTGAATAACCCGATTTTATTGATTCTACACCTTTTAAACGCTGAATTACAGCTTCTATACACCAAAAACATCCGCCACCAAAGGTAGCTACAGATAAATTTCCCATAAATAATACTTTCTTTAAAGTTTAATGCCTATTAATTCGATAGGATATTATGATAATTTATTAAAAAAAGTTGTTTTAACTAAAAATACCAAACGGTAATATAGTGTTTGAAGTTTACTATTGATAA
It encodes:
- the msrA gene encoding peptide-methionine (S)-S-oxide reductase MsrA; the encoded protein is MGNLSVATFGGGCFWCIEAVIQRLKGVESIKSGYSDGFIKNPAYREVCTGRTGHAEVIQVTFNPDIISYHDLIFIFMTSHDPTTLNRQGGDSGTQYRSIILYHNDEQKEIAEKVFEEVQPAYGDPIVTQLKPFEVFYEAEDYHQNYYNENQEAGYCQVVIDPKIQKLKKMYADMLIG